One window of the Microvirga mediterraneensis genome contains the following:
- a CDS encoding 2-dehydro-3-deoxy-6-phosphogalactonate aldolase → MLREYTTDLPLIAILRGLKPENAEAVGFSLVEAGFRIIEVPLNSPEPFRSIEILAKTMPRNVLVGAGTVLEPEQVVGVHDVGGKLIVMPHADLDVIRAAKKNRLLCTPGVATPTEAFAALKAGADAIKIFPAEAIPPAVVKAWRAVLPKDALVLPVGGIKPDNMKPYLDAGADGFGLGSALFTPAMTVEEIDRNARDFAQSWRNLAAV, encoded by the coding sequence ATGCTGCGGGAATATACGACCGATCTTCCTCTGATCGCCATTCTGCGCGGCCTCAAGCCCGAGAATGCCGAAGCTGTCGGCTTCTCGCTGGTCGAGGCCGGCTTCCGAATCATCGAAGTGCCTCTGAACTCCCCCGAGCCCTTCCGCAGCATTGAGATTCTGGCCAAGACGATGCCCAGGAACGTACTTGTCGGTGCGGGAACCGTCCTGGAGCCGGAGCAGGTGGTGGGTGTCCACGACGTGGGCGGCAAGCTCATCGTCATGCCCCATGCGGACCTCGATGTGATCAGGGCAGCCAAGAAGAATCGGCTCCTCTGCACTCCCGGGGTAGCGACTCCGACAGAGGCTTTCGCAGCCCTCAAGGCAGGCGCGGACGCCATCAAGATCTTCCCGGCCGAAGCGATTCCGCCCGCGGTCGTAAAGGCCTGGAGGGCCGTGCTGCCGAAGGATGCACTCGTCCTGCCCGTCGGGGGTATCAAGCCAGATAACATGAAGCCCTATCTGGATGCCGGCGCCGACGGCTTCGGCTTGGGCTCCGCCCTCTTCACGCCTGCCATGACGGTCGAGGAAATCGACCGGAATGCTCGCGATTTCGCACAATCCTGGCGAAACCTCGCGGCCGTCTGA
- a CDS encoding ABC transporter substrate-binding protein has translation MLKLRMLNGRSALVAAAVLLASTALTSVVDAKALKIGLTSDAVNLDPQAGEELSSNILFYHIYDPLVRRNADLSFGPGLAESWELADPTTWVFKLRKGVKFHNGTEFKASDVVFTLDRLKKSLMANLGANISAFKAIDDYTVEIKTPRPYAVLPNDLAAVLILSEKYAKEVGNEKLDLKPIGTGPYKLTEWIKEDHISLEANKDYFAGAPKIDTVTFRPITNGATRTAALLTGEVDLIQDLNVRDVSRVKSDERYKVLTQPSLLNVVVSIDQRDKSPTIALDKNPMKDRRVREAMVRAIDVNAINKIIMNGLSTPSEQYVPASHTGHVDGASFRTMYPFDLKKAGELMAEAGYADGFTVTLDTTNNRYVNDQQIAQALASMLGKIKIDLKLNLMPKSNFFGYIRVPSNQSSLIMSGWDVPSGDGGSMYSVMFYSRGKKEGYGQVNRGSYSNPEVDALIDKADATPKLDERDAYLQGVTKILMHDIPMIPIHYEQDLYAAKKSIQMTPRADKFLWAYEIDIKE, from the coding sequence ATGTTGAAATTACGCATGCTCAATGGCCGAAGCGCTCTTGTGGCCGCAGCCGTCCTTCTCGCCTCCACGGCCCTGACCAGCGTCGTCGACGCCAAGGCTCTCAAGATCGGTCTGACGTCGGATGCTGTGAATCTCGACCCGCAGGCGGGCGAGGAACTCTCCAGCAACATCCTCTTCTATCACATCTACGATCCCCTGGTCCGCCGGAACGCCGATCTCTCCTTCGGACCGGGCCTCGCCGAAAGCTGGGAGTTGGCCGACCCGACCACCTGGGTCTTCAAGCTCCGCAAGGGCGTGAAATTCCACAACGGCACGGAGTTCAAGGCATCGGACGTGGTGTTCACGCTCGACCGGCTGAAGAAGTCGCTGATGGCGAACCTGGGCGCCAACATCTCGGCCTTCAAGGCCATCGACGACTATACGGTCGAAATCAAGACGCCGCGCCCCTACGCGGTGCTGCCGAACGACCTCGCCGCCGTGCTCATCCTCAGCGAGAAGTACGCCAAGGAGGTCGGCAACGAGAAGCTGGACCTGAAGCCGATCGGGACAGGTCCTTACAAGCTGACAGAATGGATCAAGGAAGATCACATCAGTCTCGAAGCCAACAAGGACTATTTCGCCGGTGCGCCAAAGATCGATACGGTAACCTTCCGTCCGATCACCAACGGCGCCACCCGCACGGCGGCTCTTCTGACCGGAGAGGTCGATCTTATCCAGGATCTCAACGTCCGTGACGTCAGTCGCGTCAAATCCGATGAGCGCTACAAGGTCCTGACCCAGCCGAGCCTTCTGAACGTCGTCGTGTCGATCGACCAGCGTGACAAGAGCCCGACGATTGCGCTCGACAAGAACCCCATGAAGGACCGGCGCGTCCGCGAGGCCATGGTGCGCGCCATAGACGTTAACGCGATCAATAAGATCATCATGAACGGCCTGTCGACCCCGTCAGAGCAATACGTGCCGGCCTCGCATACCGGCCATGTCGACGGCGCGAGCTTCCGCACGATGTACCCGTTCGATCTCAAGAAGGCCGGCGAGCTGATGGCGGAGGCCGGCTATGCCGACGGCTTCACGGTCACGCTCGACACCACCAACAACCGCTACGTGAACGATCAGCAGATCGCACAGGCACTCGCCTCCATGCTCGGCAAGATCAAGATCGACCTCAAGCTCAACCTGATGCCGAAATCGAACTTCTTCGGCTATATCCGCGTCCCGAGCAACCAGTCGAGCCTGATCATGAGCGGCTGGGACGTTCCGTCGGGCGACGGCGGCTCGATGTACAGTGTGATGTTCTACTCACGCGGCAAGAAAGAGGGCTACGGCCAGGTCAATCGAGGCTCCTACTCGAACCCTGAGGTCGATGCCCTCATCGACAAAGCCGACGCGACCCCCAAGCTCGACGAGCGCGACGCGTATCTCCAAGGCGTCACGAAGATCCTGATGCACGACATCCCGATGATCCCGATCCACTACGAGCAGGATCTGTATGCCGCCAAGAAGAGCATCCAGATGACGCCGCGCGCCGACAAGTTCCTCTGGGCGTATGAAATCGACATCAAGGAATAA
- a CDS encoding aspartate/glutamate racemase family protein, with protein MINPNSSKEVTRSMEGCLRIFDGNGHRIRCVELEDAPPGIETDDHVSEVIPLLLDAVSTARADAIVISCFSDPGIDRIRAATNLPVAGIAEAAYLAALGLGKRFGIVSLGPSSIVRHRRYLETLKLERRLAGDRALGMAIVDLVASNVVERVARIGAALRDEDGADVVILGCAGLGSYRAALQAELGLPVIDPVQAGVALACTHAELGYAGKGR; from the coding sequence GTGATCAACCCCAACAGTTCGAAGGAAGTCACCCGATCGATGGAGGGATGCCTTCGGATTTTCGACGGAAACGGACATCGGATCCGTTGCGTCGAGCTGGAGGATGCGCCGCCCGGGATCGAGACCGACGATCATGTGTCCGAGGTAATCCCCCTCCTTCTCGATGCCGTCAGTACCGCGCGCGCCGATGCCATCGTGATCAGCTGCTTCTCGGACCCGGGGATCGATCGAATCCGTGCCGCTACAAATTTGCCTGTGGCAGGGATCGCTGAGGCTGCCTACCTGGCGGCACTCGGCCTCGGAAAGCGTTTCGGCATCGTATCACTCGGACCATCGTCGATCGTCCGGCACCGCCGCTATCTTGAAACGCTGAAGCTTGAGCGCAGGCTCGCGGGCGACCGTGCGTTGGGCATGGCGATCGTCGACCTTGTCGCCTCGAATGTGGTGGAGCGGGTTGCACGCATCGGGGCCGCGCTTCGCGATGAAGATGGGGCTGATGTCGTCATCCTGGGCTGCGCCGGTCTGGGCAGTTATCGCGCCGCACTGCAGGCGGAACTCGGCCTGCCCGTAATCGATCCGGTCCAGGCCGGCGTCGCACTGGCCTGCACCCATGCCGAACTCGGCTACGCGGGGAAGGGCCGATGA
- a CDS encoding Lrp/AsnC family transcriptional regulator has protein sequence MKPPSKLLSRSVKPSLDRIDLMILDALRDHGRITYQALSERVGLSARPCLERVRRLEQKGVIRGYTALIEPSALGHDIIALAGISMRDPSTGTRQRLERALTANPAVIELQVVNGEYDYIARIVAPTLAAYEALTEAYLADPGFGIGRIHTTFVLKTLKDFEGYPVADHRD, from the coding sequence ATGAAGCCGCCCTCGAAGCTGCTAAGCCGCAGCGTCAAGCCCTCCCTCGACCGGATCGACCTGATGATCCTCGATGCGCTCCGCGACCATGGGCGCATCACCTACCAGGCTCTGTCGGAGCGGGTCGGGCTCTCGGCGCGCCCCTGTCTCGAGCGCGTCAGACGGCTTGAACAGAAGGGCGTGATCCGAGGCTATACGGCCTTGATCGAGCCGTCTGCTCTTGGGCACGACATCATCGCGCTGGCCGGGATCAGCATGCGCGATCCATCGACCGGGACGCGGCAGCGGTTGGAGCGGGCCCTGACAGCCAATCCTGCTGTGATCGAACTGCAGGTCGTCAACGGCGAGTACGATTACATCGCAAGGATCGTGGCGCCGACCCTGGCGGCCTATGAGGCCCTGACTGAGGCTTATCTGGCCGATCCCGGGTTCGGAATCGGTCGTATCCACACGACCTTCGTCCTGAAGACCCTGAAAGACTTCGAGGGCTACCCGGTCGCCGACCACCGGGATTAG
- a CDS encoding ABC transporter permease, with protein MTRFLSSEFFYNYRRNLPAIFGSALLALFALMALFGPLIVAQDPYDVSRLELMDSFKPPVWLEGGDSRYLLGTDGQGRDVLASIVYGARISAFIGLTAMAFSCVIGTTLGLLSGYYSGTVDSVIMRIADIQLSFPSMLIALFLMSAFGTGIIMVLIALTAVGWVVYARTVRGSTLSEIQKEYIQAARVAGLGNLEIIVRHILPNVMTPLIVVSTIQVGTFILIEASLSFLGVGVPITEPSLGLLVKEGFDVLFSGIWWTSAFPGLFIMFLVFGINLFGDFLRDELNPRLR; from the coding sequence ATGACCCGGTTCCTCTCCTCGGAATTCTTCTATAATTACCGCAGAAACCTTCCGGCAATCTTCGGCAGCGCGCTGCTTGCCCTTTTTGCCCTCATGGCGTTGTTCGGCCCGTTGATCGTAGCCCAGGATCCCTACGACGTGTCGCGGCTCGAGCTGATGGACAGCTTCAAGCCACCGGTCTGGCTGGAGGGCGGTGACAGCCGTTACCTCCTCGGGACGGACGGTCAGGGTCGGGACGTTCTGGCCTCGATCGTCTACGGCGCCCGCATCTCGGCATTCATCGGCCTCACTGCGATGGCTTTTTCCTGCGTGATCGGCACGACGCTGGGGCTCCTGTCCGGCTATTACAGCGGCACGGTCGATAGCGTCATCATGCGCATCGCCGACATCCAGCTCTCGTTTCCATCGATGCTGATCGCATTGTTCCTTATGTCGGCTTTCGGTACCGGGATCATCATGGTCCTGATCGCCCTGACAGCCGTCGGATGGGTGGTCTATGCCCGCACGGTCCGTGGGTCCACCTTGAGCGAGATCCAGAAGGAATACATCCAAGCGGCCCGGGTTGCAGGCCTCGGCAATCTTGAGATTATCGTGCGTCATATCCTGCCGAACGTGATGACGCCGCTGATCGTCGTCTCCACCATCCAGGTGGGAACCTTCATTCTCATCGAGGCCTCGCTGAGCTTCCTCGGCGTCGGCGTCCCGATCACCGAACCGTCCTTGGGGCTCCTGGTGAAGGAGGGATTCGACGTGTTGTTCTCGGGGATCTGGTGGACCTCCGCCTTTCCTGGGCTGTTCATCATGTTCCTCGTCTTCGGCATCAACCTGTTCGGGGATTTCCTGCGCGACGAACTCAATCCCCGTCTGCGATGA
- a CDS encoding DUF6894 family protein: protein MPRYFFNIRDGYDLDEDEEGVELPDLEAARAEALATVEELRDELADAGNIELEITDETGRRLLTVPFFRGGQGGRRR, encoded by the coding sequence ATGCCCCGTTATTTCTTCAATATCCGAGACGGCTACGACCTTGATGAAGACGAGGAGGGGGTCGAGCTTCCCGATCTCGAGGCAGCCCGCGCCGAGGCCCTGGCTACGGTCGAGGAATTGCGCGACGAGCTGGCCGATGCGGGCAATATCGAACTCGAGATCACCGACGAGACGGGTCGGCGCCTCCTGACCGTCCCTTTCTTCCGAGGCGGACAGGGTGGACGCCGCCGCTAA
- a CDS encoding L,D-transpeptidase family protein — MIRDGRNVDAGATDEEALLGRRPALLTRRSFLVGSAVGVGALGLAGCATSDGMSLAEAAKLYGPVPDEKFPIPAVDISKVDPKYYRRTVRYDTKEAPGTIIVDPGNYYVYRIEDDGSATRYGANVGRDGFRWSGDAYVGRKAEWATWTPPKEMIRRQPEAAKYARGMPGGLDNPLGARTLYLYQNGAYTLYTIYASSDAESIGTGITSGCVGLLSQDMMHLYSRTPVKTKVVVLPA; from the coding sequence ATGATCAGGGACGGTAGGAATGTCGATGCTGGGGCTACGGACGAGGAAGCTTTGCTCGGGCGTCGGCCGGCACTCCTCACGCGGCGGTCATTTCTGGTCGGTTCGGCCGTCGGTGTCGGCGCCCTGGGACTGGCCGGTTGCGCGACATCCGACGGCATGAGCCTCGCCGAGGCCGCGAAACTCTACGGGCCGGTGCCCGATGAGAAATTCCCGATCCCGGCAGTCGATATCAGCAAGGTCGATCCGAAATATTACCGTCGGACCGTCCGCTACGACACCAAAGAGGCGCCCGGTACGATCATCGTCGACCCTGGCAATTACTACGTTTATCGCATCGAGGACGACGGCTCCGCCACCCGCTATGGCGCCAATGTCGGCCGCGACGGCTTCCGGTGGAGCGGCGACGCTTATGTCGGCCGCAAGGCCGAATGGGCGACCTGGACCCCGCCCAAGGAGATGATCCGGCGCCAGCCTGAGGCGGCCAAGTATGCCCGCGGCATGCCGGGCGGCCTCGACAACCCGCTCGGCGCCCGCACGCTGTATCTCTATCAGAACGGCGCTTACACGCTCTATACGATCTATGCCAGCAGCGACGCCGAATCCATCGGCACGGGCATCACAAGCGGCTGCGTCGGCCTGCTCAGCCAGGACATGATGCACCTGTATTCACGAACGCCTGTCAAGACGAAAGTGGTCGTCCTGCCGGCATAG
- a CDS encoding dihydroorotase, whose product MSVDLVIKGSVVTPGATLKNGWVSIERGMIHAVGAGEPPEARETHDAGDAYILPGIIDGQTHAGSYLGLSGIEPTTRSAIAGGVTTLVDMPYDNPEPLSSSAHLAAKVEAIHRYAHANVALYGTVMPGQSLDEVSRLAEGGVVAFKISAFESSPTRFPRIGAAMTLDLLEELAATDLPLGLHNEDQEIVRARVAAARADGHKGIAAHSPSRPPAAELASTAHFLELAASAGAHAHIVHISLPRGFQLVDHYVHDGYRATGELCVHYLWFDPERDGDELGARMKVNPPIRPGQIDALWQELIEGRVAFVSSDHSSWPIDNKLTDSIFEAGAGVPGMETLLPAFFTAAKMRGVDAARMTAEYLAERPARFFGLHPRKGALQPGADADIAIFEEADTVWDSSRAEDGLRWSPYDGRRFAGRVVRTYLGGRLAYDGATIVNTPGAGRFVARGTSRWFQENTPHE is encoded by the coding sequence ATGAGCGTCGATCTTGTCATCAAAGGCTCCGTCGTCACCCCCGGGGCAACGTTGAAGAACGGATGGGTGTCCATCGAGCGGGGCATGATCCATGCGGTCGGAGCCGGCGAGCCTCCGGAGGCTCGGGAGACTCACGATGCCGGTGACGCCTATATCCTGCCAGGCATCATTGATGGTCAAACCCATGCGGGCAGCTATCTTGGACTTTCCGGCATCGAGCCCACGACACGCTCGGCCATCGCCGGCGGCGTCACGACGCTTGTCGACATGCCCTATGACAATCCGGAGCCGTTGAGTTCCAGCGCGCATCTCGCCGCCAAGGTCGAGGCGATCCATCGCTACGCGCATGCGAACGTCGCGCTTTACGGGACCGTCATGCCCGGTCAGTCTTTGGACGAGGTGTCGCGACTGGCGGAAGGCGGCGTCGTCGCCTTCAAGATCTCTGCCTTCGAGAGCAGTCCGACGCGGTTTCCCCGGATCGGCGCCGCGATGACGCTCGACCTGCTTGAGGAACTCGCGGCAACCGACCTGCCCCTCGGCCTTCACAACGAGGATCAGGAAATCGTCCGGGCCCGCGTGGCAGCCGCCCGTGCCGACGGACACAAGGGAATCGCCGCCCACTCGCCGAGCCGGCCGCCGGCCGCCGAACTGGCCTCCACGGCCCATTTCCTCGAGCTCGCGGCGAGCGCCGGCGCCCATGCACACATCGTGCACATCAGTCTGCCGCGGGGTTTCCAACTCGTCGATCATTACGTCCATGACGGGTATCGGGCGACGGGTGAGCTCTGCGTCCATTACCTGTGGTTCGATCCCGAGCGCGATGGAGACGAGCTCGGCGCGCGCATGAAGGTCAACCCGCCGATCCGACCCGGCCAGATCGACGCTCTGTGGCAGGAGTTGATCGAAGGGCGCGTCGCCTTCGTCAGCTCCGACCACTCGAGCTGGCCGATCGACAATAAGCTAACCGACAGCATCTTCGAGGCAGGTGCCGGAGTTCCGGGCATGGAGACGCTGCTGCCGGCCTTCTTCACGGCGGCCAAGATGCGCGGTGTCGACGCCGCGCGGATGACCGCCGAATACTTGGCGGAACGGCCGGCGAGGTTCTTTGGCCTCCATCCGCGCAAAGGCGCGCTGCAGCCTGGCGCCGACGCCGACATCGCTATTTTCGAGGAGGCGGACACAGTCTGGGATTCGTCGCGCGCCGAGGACGGACTGCGCTGGAGCCCCTATGACGGACGTCGCTTCGCGGGTCGCGTGGTCCGCACCTATCTCGGCGGCCGCCTCGCCTATGACGGCGCAACCATCGTCAACACGCCCGGCGCCGGCCGCTTCGTCGCCCGTGGTACTTCCCGGTGGTTTCAGGAGAACACGCCCCATGAGTGA
- a CDS encoding GntR family transcriptional regulator, which yields MQTPVFTGDGRSARGKKLSLTETAYQALRARVLSGELRPSAEFSESELAEQLSMSKTPVREALGRLVAEGLIEAFPRRGYRVTPVTVKDINDLFAIRAMTEGTAAAMAALNLTSSDLDRLETLAEARYEPSQDESVQSFVKANRDFHMAIAEGANNPRLLAMVAAYLDECTRLFYLGALSRDVNPETSDDHRRIVGVLRLRDPDQARAAMVEHSEHTQQGILKALISSDTTALTL from the coding sequence TTGCAGACCCCCGTTTTCACCGGCGACGGAAGAAGTGCCCGCGGCAAAAAGTTGTCGCTGACTGAGACCGCCTACCAAGCCTTGCGTGCGCGGGTGCTTTCAGGAGAACTGAGGCCCAGCGCCGAGTTTTCGGAGTCGGAGCTGGCCGAGCAACTCTCGATGAGCAAAACGCCAGTGCGCGAGGCGCTCGGCCGGCTGGTCGCCGAGGGTCTGATCGAGGCCTTTCCGCGTCGCGGCTACAGGGTCACGCCGGTGACTGTGAAGGACATCAACGACCTGTTTGCCATACGTGCCATGACGGAGGGAACGGCAGCCGCGATGGCGGCGCTGAACCTGACATCCTCCGATCTCGATCGCTTGGAGACGCTGGCAGAAGCTCGGTATGAGCCATCCCAAGACGAGAGCGTGCAATCCTTTGTGAAAGCCAATCGCGATTTCCATATGGCCATTGCCGAAGGTGCCAACAATCCGCGTCTGTTGGCAATGGTCGCCGCTTATCTCGACGAATGTACCCGGCTCTTCTATCTCGGCGCTCTTAGCCGCGACGTAAATCCTGAAACAAGTGACGACCACCGGCGCATCGTGGGCGTCTTGCGTCTACGCGATCCAGATCAGGCGCGGGCCGCGATGGTGGAACACAGTGAACATACACAACAGGGTATTCTGAAGGCGCTGATATCTAGCGATACGACTGCGCTTACTCTGTGA
- a CDS encoding VOC family protein: MSDISLSPPDGGIVEKAITFLYYVDLPKAFAFYTEVMGFPLEIDQGWSKILRIADHAYIGLVDETRGMHRAHPVKPVQVCIRVPNVDAWHRYLAAHKVAALTEPRDSASLGIRAFVLEDPEGYQIEVQTALR; encoded by the coding sequence ATGAGTGACATTTCCCTCAGTCCGCCCGACGGCGGCATCGTCGAGAAAGCGATCACATTCCTCTACTACGTCGATCTGCCGAAGGCGTTCGCGTTCTATACCGAAGTGATGGGTTTCCCCCTTGAGATCGACCAAGGCTGGTCGAAGATCCTGCGCATCGCGGACCACGCCTATATCGGCCTCGTCGATGAAACCCGCGGCATGCACCGCGCCCACCCGGTCAAGCCCGTCCAGGTCTGCATCCGCGTCCCAAACGTCGATGCTTGGCATCGTTATCTCGCCGCGCACAAGGTCGCGGCCCTGACCGAACCGAGAGACAGCGCTTCACTCGGGATCCGGGCCTTCGTGCTCGAGGATCCGGAGGGCTACCAGATCGAGGTGCAGACAGCACTCCGATAA
- the rocD gene encoding ornithine--oxo-acid transaminase: protein MDFIALERSVTAANYDPLPVVLREAKGVWATDTAGRRYLDMMSAYSAVSLGHGHPRILKAMMEQASKLAVTSRAYHTELLGPFLERLVQITGLDMALPLNTGAEAVETAIKAARRRGYSRKGITKDQAEIIVANNNFHGRTTTIVGFSSDESYREGFGPFAGGFKLVPFGDFAAIEGAITGNTCAILIEPIQGEAGIVLPPEGYLRDLRALCDRNNILLILDEVQSGLGRTGRWFAHQHENIKPDGLILGKALGGGVYPVSAFVATRDVMEVFNPGSHGSTFGGNALAARIGLEALAVIEEEHLVERSAEMGSYLQDRLRAMRSNIVKEVRGRGLWVGVEVDANVVSARAVCDALLENGVLSKDTHGTVLRFAPPLTITRDEIDWGMERIERVFARAVH, encoded by the coding sequence ATGGATTTCATTGCTCTCGAACGATCGGTCACAGCCGCCAATTACGATCCCCTGCCTGTCGTTCTGAGGGAGGCGAAGGGCGTGTGGGCCACGGATACGGCGGGCCGGCGCTATCTCGACATGATGAGCGCCTACTCGGCCGTTAGCCTCGGCCATGGTCATCCGCGTATTCTGAAGGCGATGATGGAACAGGCGTCCAAGCTCGCCGTCACTAGCCGCGCCTACCACACGGAACTGCTCGGCCCCTTCCTGGAACGGCTCGTCCAGATCACCGGACTCGATATGGCGCTCCCCCTGAACACCGGCGCGGAAGCCGTCGAGACCGCCATCAAAGCGGCCCGCCGCCGGGGCTATAGCCGGAAGGGGATCACGAAGGATCAGGCAGAGATCATCGTCGCGAACAACAATTTTCACGGCCGCACAACCACCATCGTGGGGTTCTCGTCCGACGAATCGTATCGCGAGGGCTTCGGTCCCTTCGCCGGGGGCTTCAAGCTGGTGCCGTTCGGCGATTTCGCAGCCATCGAGGGAGCAATCACGGGCAACACCTGCGCCATCCTGATCGAACCGATCCAGGGTGAGGCGGGGATCGTCCTCCCGCCCGAGGGATACCTGAGGGATTTGCGCGCGCTCTGCGATAGGAACAACATTCTGCTGATCCTCGACGAGGTGCAGTCGGGCCTCGGCCGCACCGGCCGCTGGTTCGCCCACCAGCACGAGAACATCAAGCCGGACGGGCTGATCCTTGGCAAGGCCCTGGGCGGCGGAGTCTATCCGGTCTCGGCCTTCGTGGCGACGCGCGACGTCATGGAGGTCTTCAATCCCGGCTCTCATGGCTCGACCTTCGGGGGGAACGCCCTGGCCGCCAGGATCGGCCTGGAGGCTCTGGCGGTGATCGAAGAGGAACATCTCGTCGAGCGGAGCGCCGAAATGGGCAGCTACCTCCAGGACCGCCTGCGCGCCATGCGCAGCAACATCGTGAAGGAGGTGCGCGGCCGCGGCCTGTGGGTCGGTGTCGAGGTGGATGCCAACGTGGTCTCTGCCCGTGCGGTCTGCGATGCGCTGCTCGAGAACGGCGTCCTCTCGAAGGACACCCATGGGACGGTGCTGCGCTTCGCCCCGCCTCTCACCATCACCCGGGACGAGATTGACTGGGGGATGGAGCGGATCGAGCGGGTTTTCGCCCGCGCCGTTCATTGA
- a CDS encoding ABC transporter permease has protein sequence MLGYTIKRLLQMMLVLFAVSVIVFLMMSFTGDPVFMVIPIDSTAAEIEQARRLLGLDRSLLSQYWIFLTNLLQGDFGRSYVFRQPAMELILERLPATIEMVLVAITLATVVAVPLGVFAGANPNRPVSRGIMAGSLLGISLPGFWVGMMLIFFFSVRYQFLPSSGRGETIEVLGLRLSILTRDGWSHIILPAITLALATLAIILRITRAGMMEVMRQDYIRFARAKGASRRHILFAHGLKNALIPVVTIFGLQLGDLIAFATITETIFAWPGTGKLLIDSIYRGDRPVIVVYLMLTAFIFVAINFIVDIVYTLIDPRITVK, from the coding sequence TTGCTTGGCTACACCATAAAGCGGCTCTTACAGATGATGCTGGTGCTGTTCGCGGTATCCGTCATCGTCTTCCTGATGATGAGCTTTACCGGCGATCCCGTTTTCATGGTGATCCCGATCGACTCCACGGCCGCCGAGATCGAGCAGGCACGCCGCCTTCTCGGCCTGGATCGTTCGCTGCTGAGCCAGTACTGGATCTTCCTGACCAATCTTCTTCAGGGTGATTTCGGTCGCTCCTATGTCTTCCGCCAGCCCGCGATGGAGCTCATTCTCGAGCGCCTGCCGGCCACCATCGAGATGGTGCTTGTCGCGATTACGCTGGCCACGGTGGTTGCGGTCCCGCTCGGCGTCTTCGCCGGCGCAAACCCGAACCGGCCTGTTTCCCGCGGCATCATGGCCGGCTCACTGCTTGGTATCTCCCTGCCCGGCTTCTGGGTCGGCATGATGCTGATCTTCTTCTTCTCGGTCCGCTACCAATTCCTGCCGTCGTCGGGGCGCGGCGAGACCATTGAGGTGTTGGGCCTGCGCCTGTCCATCCTGACCCGCGACGGCTGGTCTCATATCATCCTGCCCGCAATCACTCTGGCCCTCGCCACGCTTGCCATCATCCTGCGCATCACCCGCGCCGGTATGATGGAAGTGATGCGGCAGGACTATATCCGCTTCGCACGGGCGAAGGGCGCATCACGACGTCACATCCTGTTTGCCCACGGCCTGAAGAACGCGCTCATTCCCGTCGTGACGATTTTCGGTTTGCAGCTCGGCGACCTGATCGCGTTCGCCACCATTACCGAGACGATCTTCGCCTGGCCCGGAACCGGCAAGCTTCTGATCGACTCGATCTACCGCGGCGATCGCCCGGTCATCGTGGTCTATCTGATGCTGACCGCCTTCATCTTCGTCGCCATCAATTTCATCGTCGACATCGTCTACACGCTGATCGACCCGCGCATTACCGTGAAATGA